One genomic window of Desulfuromonas sp. AOP6 includes the following:
- a CDS encoding nitroreductase family protein, whose protein sequence is MNYQETVKSIWRHGAHPLPDDAAILREIVRYATLAPSSHNTQCWRFQLENRSIAILPDLSRRTPVVDPDDHHLYVSLGCAAENLVQAAKALGFTAQPEGHSAAGATTFTLEAAETRESSFFKAIPYRQCTRTDFDGQPLRTEELRLLETAGSGSNVRVLLLTEPETMEKVLDYVVEGNSRQISNPAFVRELERWIRFNDDEALRTGDGLSARVTGSPPAPRWLGRILFRAFLRTKPENDKYARQLRSSAGIALFVSNSDDKREWVEAGRCYERFALQATVLGIKNAFVNQPVEETGLRPEFARVFGLGESRPQLVVRFGRAKDMPRSLRRPVEAVLI, encoded by the coding sequence ATGAACTATCAGGAGACCGTGAAGAGCATCTGGCGGCACGGGGCTCACCCCTTACCGGATGATGCGGCCATCCTCAGGGAGATCGTCCGCTATGCCACGCTGGCTCCATCCAGTCACAACACCCAGTGCTGGCGATTTCAACTGGAGAACCGCTCTATTGCCATCCTGCCGGACTTGTCCCGACGCACGCCCGTCGTCGATCCGGACGATCACCATCTCTATGTTTCGCTGGGGTGCGCGGCGGAAAACCTGGTCCAGGCCGCAAAAGCGCTTGGCTTTACGGCCCAACCGGAAGGCCATTCCGCTGCCGGGGCAACAACCTTCACCCTGGAGGCCGCGGAGACACGGGAGTCATCTTTCTTCAAAGCGATTCCCTATCGACAGTGCACCCGAACGGATTTTGATGGTCAACCGCTACGCACCGAAGAACTACGACTGCTGGAGACGGCCGGCAGCGGAAGCAACGTTCGCGTTCTGCTGCTTACGGAACCTGAGACGATGGAAAAGGTGCTCGACTATGTCGTGGAGGGCAACAGCAGGCAGATCAGCAACCCTGCTTTTGTGCGGGAGTTGGAGAGATGGATTCGCTTCAATGACGATGAAGCGCTCAGAACGGGTGACGGCCTGAGCGCCCGCGTGACAGGGAGTCCGCCGGCGCCACGCTGGCTGGGCAGGATTCTGTTTCGGGCCTTTTTGCGGACCAAGCCAGAAAATGACAAGTATGCTCGCCAACTCCGCAGTTCTGCGGGAATTGCCCTATTCGTATCAAACTCAGACGACAAAAGGGAATGGGTCGAAGCGGGTCGCTGCTACGAACGTTTTGCCTTACAGGCAACAGTGCTGGGGATTAAGAATGCCTTTGTGAACCAGCCCGTTGAGGAAACAGGCCTGCGCCCTGAATTCGCCAGAGTGTTCGGCCTGGGGGAGAGCAGGCCGCAACTCGTCGTCCGTTTCGGCCGCGCCAAGGACATGCCGCGGTCGTTACGTCGGCCGGTGGAGGCGGTATTGATTTGA